The DNA segment GCGCTTACCAGGCGGCTGCTTGCCCTCAGCGCGGCCCATGCCTCTCTTGGTCATTTGAGCGGGACGCAGGCGGTCATCGGGCGGGTGATCGAGGATGCACTTGCGCCCTACGCCGTCGAGGCGGGACGCATCAAGCTGGAGGGACCGCCCATCGCGTTGTCGGCCCGGCAGTGCCTTTCGCTGGCGCTTGTGACCAATGAATTGGCCTCCAACGCCTTGAAATATGGGGCCTTGTCGGCAGGTGAGGGGTGTATTTCCGTCCGCTGGACGGCGGGGCGGCCGGGAACGGACGACGCGTTTCAAATTGTCTGGGATGAAACGGGTGGTCCTGATGTCCAGCCATCCGGGCGGGTAGGGTTTGGAACACGCCTCATCCGCGCGCTCGGGCGGGAATTCGGCGGGTCGAGCGACCTGAAGATGCGCCCTGAGGGCATTGTGTTCGAGGTCGCAACGACGATGAAGCATATCGACATCACGGATCAAGGTGAATGACGATGGCTCGGGTCTTCCGAGAATGTAGAAGCGAAGAGTGTGATCGAAACGGACGGAAGAGCCGGTAACGAGCCGCCTCTTCGTGCTTTGACGGCAAGGTTAGGGTCGGCAGAGGCGCGTTGCGACTGTCGCGAGGAGCGCGGTCTCGCACAGCCCGCATTTAACCCTCTTGTGTCCGTCGTCAGATAGATAATTCGAGACAGTTTCCCCATGCGAGGCCCGGATCCAAGGCCAAAAAGGGGCGGCGTCGAGCGGTGGGCGGCCGGCACGGCCGATCGCGGGCCCAAATGGGGCGGCACCGTGATGGCGGTCCTTCTCCGAGGAGCAAGAGGGAAGGGCGTGTGAAGGATTATGCACCCTTACAACACGTGAAATACCAGAGGTTTGGACTGTCTCCGGATGAGGAGGGAGGACGACGGATGTGAAACCCAGCGGACGATATGGTATCTAACGTCGCCCTAGGACGGCCATTCCTCCGCCGTTAAGTTTCCGCAATCCTATTCGGATCACAATGAAATCGGTTCATATTCGTGTTGTTCTACGGGAGGGTGTCGGGCTGATGCCATCATATGGGATGTGCCATGCGGTTCGGCGTGGATCCGTCGTAAGGGGGACAGCGTGAAGTCGAGGGGAATTGTCGGGTTGCTCGCCGCAGCTGTCCCGGGAGCCGCTTCCGCCGGGAGTTTCCTTGAGCCTGCCGGGCCTATCGCATCGGCGCAGCTCTCGCATTTTGGCGTTATCAGCTCTTTGATGCTCATCGTCATCGTGCCGATGTTCGTTGCGTTGCCGATCGTGCTGTTCCGCTACCGCCGGGGCGGCAAAGGTACCTATCGGCCGAACTGGGAGTTCAGCTGGGGTCTTGAGATGCTCATCTGGGGCATCCCGGTGGCTCTCATGGTCATCCTCGGCACGGCGCTTTGGAAGCACACGCTGAAATTCGACCCGTATCGGGCTCTCGGTCCCGAGCCGCTGGTGGTCGAGGTCGTCGCCCTGGATTGGAAATTCCTGTTCCTCTACCCCGAACAGGGGGTGGCAACGCTTGATCTGCTCGCTCTGCCCGAAGGGCGGCCGGTGACGCTGAAATTGACCAGCGGCACGGTGATGCAGTCCTTCATGATTCCCCGCCTTGCCGGTCAGATCTACGCGATGGGAGGGATGCAGACGCAGCTCAACCTTCTGGCCGACGCGAGTGGCGACTTCACCGGGCGCAACACCCAGTACAACGGTCTCGGCTTCGCGACCCAATCCTTCACCACCCGCGTGATGAGCCAGGACGCTTTCAATGGCTGGGTCGAGGCGACGAAGACGCAGGGCGCGGCGCTCGATGCCGCAGGATACGCGAAACTGCTCGAGCCCTCCGTGGTGGACAAGCCGGTACTCTATGGCCAGTTCACTCCGGGCCTTTTTGGCCAGGTGATCGCGAGCTTCGCGCCGGGCATGCCCAAAGGGCCTGCCCATGCGGGAATGGCTATGCCGACAGGCCCCCAACAGAAACATGATCGCATGCCGGAGGCCGGACAATGAGCTGGGAGCTGATATTCGGCCAGCTGAAGTGGAGCTCCCTCGTTTTCACCGGGGCGATCGAAAATCCTTCGCTGAGCGAGTTCATCGCCTCGGGGGCGGGAACCGTCGCCGTGCTGGGCGCTGTCGCCAGCGTCATACTGCTCACGGTCAAGGGGTGGTGGGTCCCGCTGTGGCGGGACTGGCTGACCAGCGTCGACCACAAGAAGGTCGGTATCATGTACATCGTGATCGCGCTGGTGATGTTCGCCCGCGCGGTCATCGAGGCGGCGCTGATGCGCGCCCAGCAGTTGTCCGCCTATGACAGCACCGGCTTCCTGTCCGCGGACCATTTCGGGCAGCTCTTCAGCACCCACGGCACGATCATGATCTTCTTCGTGGCGATGCCCTTCATCACCGGCTTGATGAACTACGTCATGCCGCTGCAGATCGGCGCGCGCGATGTGTCATTTCCTCTGCTCAACGCGATCTCGCTGATGCTGACCCTTGCCGGCGCGATACTGATGATGGTTTCGCTGGTCGTCGGCCAGTTCTCCACCGGCGGCTGGACCGCCTATCCGCCCTTCACCGGCATCCAGTTCAATCCGGGCGAGGGGGTCGACTACTGGATATGGGCGGTGTCGCTGGGCTCGATCGGCTCGACCCTGACGGGCCTCAACTTCGCCGTGACCATCTACAAGAAGCGCTGCCCCGGCATGACGCTGTTCCGCATGCCGCTGTTTACGTGGACGACGCTGTGCACCTCGATCCTGATGATCTTCGCCATGGCGCCGCTTACCGCCGCGACAGCCATGCTTGCCCTCGACCGTTATGCCGGCTTCCACTTCTTCACGAACGGGCAGGGAGGCAACATGATGAACTACGCCAACCTGTTCTGGCTGTTCGGTCATCCTGAGGTCTATATCCTGATCCTGCCGGCCTTCGGCGTCTGGTCCGAGGTGGTCGCCACGTTCTCCAGCAAGCGCATCTATGGCTACACATCGCTGGTCTACGCCACCATGTGCATCGCCGTGCTCTCCTTCGCGGTGTGGCTGCACCACTTCTTCACGATGGGCCAGAGCGCGAATGTGAACGCCTTCTTCGGCATCGCCACGATGGTGATCGGCGTACCAACGGGCGTGAAGGTCTATGATTGGCTGCTGACCATGGTCGGCGGGCGCATCCGCTTCAGCACGCCGATGCTGTTCCACATCAACTTCCTGCTCACCTTCATTCTCGGCGGCATGACGGGCGTGCTGCTCGCCAATCCCAGTGTCGATTTCCAGGTCCACAACACGCTGTTCCTGGTGGCGCACTTCCACAACATGATCATTCCGGGCGTGCTGTTCGGCATGTTCGCGGCAGTGCAGTTCTGGTTTCCAAAAGTATTCGGGTTCCGGCTGCACGAAGGCCTGGGCAGGGCGTCGTTCTGGTGCTTCGCGCCGGGCTTCCTGCTGGCCTTCTTCCCGCTCTACTGGCTGGGCATGATGGGAGCAACACGGCGCACCTATATGTGGGCCGATCCCGACTACCTGCCCTGGTTCGCCCTGGCCATGGCGGGCGCCGCGCTGATCTTGGCGGGCTTCACCCTGATGGTCGTGCAGATCGTCGTATCGGTTCGCCGGCGCGCGCAACTGGCCGCGCCGCTGGGCGATCCCTGGGACGGCCGCACGCTGGAATGGGCAATTCCCTCACCGACGCCGGAATGGAACTTCGCCGTGATC comes from the Ancylobacter pratisalsi genome and includes:
- a CDS encoding sensor histidine kinase; this encodes MSLKTAIGMALNSGFPKAVICGPDLITIYNDAFIPILGQKHNCLGRPFNDIWAEAWDEIAPMQQLAYAGQSTFIEDFPLIVDRNGHPVQAYFTFSYSPIRDGTGQVIGMMDTVIETTSRVVAERDIKLINAELQHRIKNTFAMVLGIARQTFQAADSVSGAEEALTRRLLALSAAHASLGHLSGTQAVIGRVIEDALAPYAVEAGRIKLEGPPIALSARQCLSLALVTNELASNALKYGALSAGEGCISVRWTAGRPGTDDAFQIVWDETGGPDVQPSGRVGFGTRLIRALGREFGGSSDLKMRPEGIVFEVATTMKHIDITDQGE
- a CDS encoding COX aromatic rich motif-containing protein, which codes for MLIVIVPMFVALPIVLFRYRRGGKGTYRPNWEFSWGLEMLIWGIPVALMVILGTALWKHTLKFDPYRALGPEPLVVEVVALDWKFLFLYPEQGVATLDLLALPEGRPVTLKLTSGTVMQSFMIPRLAGQIYAMGGMQTQLNLLADASGDFTGRNTQYNGLGFATQSFTTRVMSQDAFNGWVEATKTQGAALDAAGYAKLLEPSVVDKPVLYGQFTPGLFGQVIASFAPGMPKGPAHAGMAMPTGPQQKHDRMPEAGQ
- a CDS encoding cbb3-type cytochrome c oxidase subunit I, which translates into the protein MSWELIFGQLKWSSLVFTGAIENPSLSEFIASGAGTVAVLGAVASVILLTVKGWWVPLWRDWLTSVDHKKVGIMYIVIALVMFARAVIEAALMRAQQLSAYDSTGFLSADHFGQLFSTHGTIMIFFVAMPFITGLMNYVMPLQIGARDVSFPLLNAISLMLTLAGAILMMVSLVVGQFSTGGWTAYPPFTGIQFNPGEGVDYWIWAVSLGSIGSTLTGLNFAVTIYKKRCPGMTLFRMPLFTWTTLCTSILMIFAMAPLTAATAMLALDRYAGFHFFTNGQGGNMMNYANLFWLFGHPEVYILILPAFGVWSEVVATFSSKRIYGYTSLVYATMCIAVLSFAVWLHHFFTMGQSANVNAFFGIATMVIGVPTGVKVYDWLLTMVGGRIRFSTPMLFHINFLLTFILGGMTGVLLANPSVDFQVHNTLFLVAHFHNMIIPGVLFGMFAAVQFWFPKVFGFRLHEGLGRASFWCFAPGFLLAFFPLYWLGMMGATRRTYMWADPDYLPWFALAMAGAALILAGFTLMVVQIVVSVRRRAQLAAPLGDPWDGRTLEWAIPSPTPEWNFAVIPQVVSRDAFYEAKKAGHAYRSPVAYEDIEVPRNTATAPLIGLFACAWAFGLVWHIWWLVAVSFLMMWAVVIVRSFETDTTETIPAEAVKAANEAFLAAARAAPGVSREREMTSDNRGKALPEGLESLSGPVSSGAAVEVLS